GTAACTTACCCAATCCTTGCAGATACGCACCGTCAATTGGCCAACATCCTTGGGATCGTTGACCAAGAGTTTGAATATGATGAAGAAGGAAACGAAATCTTCTCTGGCTCTAATGTAACTTATCGCGCCACTTATCTGATTGATGAAACCGGAAAAATCTTCCACGAGTCTGTAAACGATATGCCATTGGGAAGAAACGTAAAAGAATATCTAAGACTGATTGATGCCTATACCCACGTACAGAAGCACGGTGAAGTTTGCCCTGCAAACTGGGAAGAAGGGAAAGATGCGATGCAGGCTAACAGAAAATCCACAGCCGAGTATCTAGCTTCTAAGAACTAAAAAAAGCAATCACCTTATTTTCACTAAAAAATAATAATATGTACACAGAATTAGCTGAAGACACCCTGCAACAGTTGGTAGCGGATCACGATAAAGTAGTGGTTCAGTACGGTGCTACATGGTGCGGAAACTGCCGCATTATGAAACCGAAATTCAAAAAACTGGCTGCAGAGAATGAAGAGATCCCTTTCTATTATGTAGATGCGGAAAAACTGCCAGAAAGCCGCAAATTGGCAAAAGTGGACAACCTGCCTACATTTGCCATCTTTAAAAATGGTGAACTGATAAACCAGGTACAAACCAACCAGGCAGAGAGTCTTATTAATCTTTTTAATGAATTAAACTAATGAAACTACCCATCATCAGACAGTTTTATCAAACCCAAACCCCTGAGAAGCTAGAGGCTACGCTGGAGGTTCTGGAGGCATTCTGCGAATTTCGTGGTGCTACCGATGAAGACCTGAACGTTGCCGGAGAACTGATAACCAATATCTGTGGCGCATTAGAAGTTCATCAAAGTGTAAATAACGGGGTTGCGGAACGCGATGCGCTTAATGGATTTGCGCAGAAGGTACTGGGATCCATTGATAAATAAGACTTTTATAGTCGTTGAATAAAATAAGGCAGGAAAAATTGATTTTTTCCTGCCTTATTATTTATCGCTTGCCGGCTTTTTTGCCGTGCTCGTGTCTTTGGTGTTTATCGTGTTGCCGTTTGTCATCGAACTTTCGGTTCTGCTGCTTCCTCACATCTTTCTGGTAGGCATTATTTCGGCTTTTGTTATGCCCGGGCGTGTAATCCCTGGCATTTCCACCGTAGATTTTTTTCATTTGTCCCGGTGCGTTCCTTCTGGCAGTGTTGTTTTTAGAGTAAACAGTATTGCCTTTTCTGGCAACCACTCCCGGTCTGCCATAGACAGCGTCTCGCCGTACTACCCTGCCGTTTTGGTACACATTGCCGTTTCTGTCCCGGTAGATCTCTCCCTGGCGGTACACATTACCATCCGGCGCACGATAAACGCCATTATTGTTGGTTGGGTATCTGTTATTACCGTACACATCATTTGTGGTTCCACAAGAAGTTAAGGTAAGGGCAAGCCCAAGTACTGCGGATATTTTGATAAGATTTTTCATAATTAATATTTACAAAGACAATCGTTTCAATCATAATGCCAAAATCGCCTATTTATTGCCTGCTTATTGTAATAAAATATTAATTAACAACTTTGCTGCGGCGTTCCAATAATAGAATATCCCGCCACACACCATTCATCTTACCGATTTTTTCTCGAAAACCTACTTCGCGGAACCCGAACTTTTTATGTAACGATATACTGGCTATATTCTCACGGAAAATGCCCGCCTGAAGCATCCAGAAACCTTGCTTTTCACTGTCCTCAACCAATTTTCCGAGCAGTCGCGCGCCTAATCCCTGGCCGTGTACCGAATGGGCAAGATAGATACTCACCTCTGCCACACCACGGAAACAATCGCGCGGGCTCACCGCCTGTATTGCAGCCCAACCTACAACTTTACCATGTTCATCCACGGCAACAAAACGGCAGTTCTGCAGATACTTCAAATCCCAGGCTTCCCAACTTGGCGCATCGCGGTCGAAGGTGGCGTTACCGCCTGCGATCCCCTCTTTAAAAATCGAGATGATGGCAGCCCCGTCTTTAGGCTCTACAGGTCTTATCAGATAATCCATGACTATAATTGCATTAAGACAAATATCATTAAATGATTATGAGCGAAGTTCACGTTTCAGGAATTTGGCTGTAAGACTTTTCTTTGATCTCGCGACTTCTTCCGGGGTGCCTTTCGCGATGATCTCACCGCCTTTATTTCCGCCTTCCATCCCTACATCGATAATATGATCGGCAAGTTTTATCACATCTAGGTTATGCTCGATGATTACAAAGGAATTACCGAGGTCCACTAACTTATTGATGGCATCCATCAGTACCTTCACATCTTCAAAATGCAGTCCGGTAGTAGGTTCATCCAGAATATAGAGTGTATTTCCGGTTTGTTTTTTAGACAGTTCTGTGGCCAGTTTTATACGCTGTGCCTCGCCACCGGAAAGTGTGGTGGATTGTTGCCCCAACGTGATATATCCCAGACCGACATCATGTAAAGTCTTTACCTTGGCATAAATTTTCGGTAAGGGCTTAAAGAATTCAGTAGCTTCATCGATCGTCATCTCCAGCACATCGGAAATGGATTTACCTTTATACCTCACCTCTAGAGTTTCGCGGTTAAAGCGTTTTCCGTTACAGGTTTCGCAATGCACATATACATCAGGCAAGAAATTCATTTCGATCACTTTCAGTCCACCACCCTGGCAGGTTTCGCAGCGGCCGCCTTTTACATTAAAGGAAAACCGACCTGCTTTATAACCACGGATCTTAGATTCGGGGAGTTCGGCAAAGAGATTCCGGATATCGGTAAACATGCCGGTGTAAGTGGCGGGGTTTGAACGTGGTGTGCGCCCAATAGGTGCCTGATCCATGTCCACGATCTTATCGATATGCTCAATACCTTCAAATTTTTTATACGGCAATGGCTCCTGAACGGCACGGTAGAAATGTTTATTTAGAATAGGATAAAGCGTTCCGCTGATGAGTGAGGATTTGCCACTTCCTGAAATACCTGTTACCACCACGAGTTTACCCAGCGGAATTTCGAGCGTTACGTTCTTCAGGTTATTGCCGGTGGCGCCTTTCAGGATCAGGGATTTTCCGTTTCCTTCCCTGCGTTGCGCGGGTATCTCGATTTTCCGTTTTCCGGTCATATAATCCGCGGTCACGGTATCAGCTTTTAGCAGATCCTCAGGTTTTCCCTGCCACAGTACCTCCCCGCCGAATTTGCCGGCACGCGGGCCGATATCCAATACTTCATCGGCTTCCAGAATCATGTCTTTATCATGCTCCACCACCAAAACGGAGTTGCCGATGTCGCGCAGATTTTTCAGTGAGTTTATCAGTCTTTCATTATCTCTCTGGTGAAGACCAATGGAAGGCTCATCAAGGATATAAAGCACATTAACGAGCTGCGAACCAATCTGTGTCGCCAAGCGGATGCGTTGTGATTCGCCACCCGAAAGCGTCCGCGAACTGCGGCTGAGACTCAGGTAATCTAGCCCTACATCAAGCAGAAACTGCAGACGTGTTTTAATTTCCTTTAAGATTTCGTGTGCGATGACTTTATTTTTCTCACTGAATTTATCTTCTATTTCGTTCAGCCACTGCATGAGATCCAGCAAGGACAGCGCGTTGACTTCCGCAATGTTCTTACCGGCGATCCTAAAACTTAAACTGGTTGGCTGCAGGCGTGTCCCTTTACATTCGGGGCAGGTTTCTTCGGTGGTAAAATGTCTTTCAAGCAGGGTGGCGTCATAGCTTTCCTTATCATCAATCATCTCTGTAATGATCGGCACTAAACCATCGAAATTAACTTTTATTTTCTTTGTGATGCCCGCATATTTCAGGTCTTTGTTAAATTCTTTATGGCAGCCGTGATAGATGTAGTGCAAGGCTTCTTCGGGGATGTCTTTAATGGAGGTAGAAAGACTCAAACCAAAGATTTCCAGAATGTTTTTTATCTGCCCGACAATCCATTTATTCGACTTCATATCTTCCAATGGCAACATACCTCCCTGGTTTACGGAGAGTTTCGGATTCTCGACAAAATAATCGGTGTTTACCTTCTGTACGGTGCCAAGGCCTTTGCAAAACGGACAACTGCCTTTTGGGGAATTGAATGAAAAGGTATTCGGTTCGGGCAAGGCAAGCGATTGTCTCGACTCGGAATCCATCAGGTTCTTTGAGAAATACTCGATATCGTTGCTGCCTAATATCTGGATGCCGATGGTGCCATCACCCATTTGCATCGCTGTGCGGATGGATTTTTCCATGCGGTTTTCGGTGGCGCTTTCACCAATGATCCAGCGGTCGATCACGATATCAATATCGTGGGTTTTGTAACGGTCGAGTTTCAAGTCGTTTTCAATATCCTGAATTTCACCATCAATTCTGGCCTGCGAATAACCTTTTTTGGCCATCTGAATGAAAAGTTCATGATAATGCCCTTTTCTTGAACGAATGACGGGTGCCAGCAGCATTACTTTACTGCCACTGTAATTTTCTTTTATCACCTCTATTATCTGTTCTTCGGTATAGCTTACCAACTTTTTTCCTGTGGTAAGGGAATACGCATCTGATACGCGCGCGAAGAGCAGCCGTAGAAAGTCATATAACTCCGTTACGGTCCCTACGGTTGACCGCGGATTTTTGTTTGTGGTTTTCTGTTCAATCGCGATTACGGGTGAAAGTCCGTCAATTTTATCAACATCAGGTCGCTCCAGCCCACCCAGAAACTGTCTTGCATAAGCCGAAAAGGTTTCGATATACCTACGCTGTCCCTCAGCAAAAATGGTATCGAAAGCCAACGAAGATTTTCCGCTGCCCGACAGTCCGGTAATCACCACCAGTTCATTACGTGGGATTTTTACTGATATGTTTTTTAGGTTATGTTCGCGTGCGCCATAAACCTCTATATATTCTTTATTATTTTCCATGTAGGGTTTCCTGAAATTTTGTGTTTTAGGAGTCTGCAAAAATACGGATTTTTTGTGGGTTAGCCATTGCAGCAAAAGCATATACAAAAACCGTACGCAGCCGGTTACGCACATGGAGAGTGCTGTTTATTATCCTATAGCAAGACGCCGCAGGCGTGGCTTTTGTATCTTTGATTTATATAAAATCATACACTTATGAAAGTAGATATCTGGAGTGACATCCGCTGCCCATTCTGTTATGTAGGCAAAAAGAATTTCGAGAAGGCTTTGTCCGATTTTTCAGATGCGTCGGATATTGAGGTTGTTTGGCATAGCTTCCAGCTGGATCCGCAACTGAAAACACAACCCGAACGCGATCCTTATGACTTTTTCGCGGAAGCAAAACAAATCCCTCTCACACAGGTAAAAGCCATGCACCAACATGCGTTGCAAGCCGGAAAAATGGCTGGCATTGATTTTAATTTTGATGAATCAAAGGTTGCCAATTCCTATCGCGGACATCTTCTAATCCAATATGCAAAAACCAAAGGTCTTGGGGATGAGATGAAAGAATTGATGTTTAAAGCCCAATTCATTGAAGGGAAAAACATAGATGACCCTGCTACCCTGCTTGAAATAGGCAAACAGGCCGGTTTTACAGAAGAGGAGATCAATATCGCACTGGCTTCAGATGATCTGGCGCACGCTATATCTCAGGATGGTCTCATGGCGCGACAATTAGGCATCAATGCCGTACCTTTTTTTGTCTTCAATGATAAATATGGTGTTTCCGGGGCGCAGCAGCCCGCACTCTTTCTGGAGGTGCTCGAGAAATCCTGGGAAGAATTTTCCTCAGGTGACAAAGGGCTACAAATTATTAATGAAGGAGACGTATGTGATACCGACGGAAACTGTGATTAAAACCAATTCATTTTAGGTCTGAATATTGATGCAAAACTCATAAAAACTATATATGAGTCGTGGATTTGTAAAAGAAGATGACCAGGAGGAAATCCCCATCGTGCCACCCCGAGCGGATTTACCTGTCGGAACAGAAAACCTGGTGACACCGGGCGGATATAAGGAACTGCTAAGTGAACGCGAAAAACTGCTTGCTGAACAGGAACAGCTAGATGCCTCGAATGAAAAAGAGTATCGCATCGCCGTCAATTATCTGAACGCCCGCCTTCATCTGCTGAACGAAAGGATTAACAGCGCAAAAGTGGTTGACCCAACCAGATTTCCCCAACAAGAGGTTCATTTCGGTACTAAAGTGACGATAATGAACATCAATAATCAACAACAGCAGACTTTCGAGATTGTAGGTGTGGACGAAGCAAAGATCTCTAAAGGTAAAATTTCATTCATCACACCGTTGGCAAAAGCTTTAACCGGTAAGAAGGTGGGTGAAAGCGCTATCCTGAAATTACCCGGCAGGGAAACAGTGTTCAAGATTTTACACATCAGCTAAAGGCGGTTATTAACATACGTCAATGCACGCCTTTGTGGTCATCCGTATCTTTGCATTAGAAATTAACACCCAAAAATATATCATTATGAAAAAATTATTATCGGTACTTACCATGTTGCTGTTATCAGTCTCAACTTTTGCGCAGCTTACCCTTAAAAGTGACCCCGCACACTCCAGAATTCAGTTTACAGTGATGCATTTAGGCATCAATGACATCACAGGAAACCTTGAAAAAGCAAACCTGACAATAAACGCAAACGAGAAAAATTTTGTAAATTCTACAGTGAATTTCTCTGCCGACATCAACTCGATTAACACGCACATCGAAGCACGCGACAACCACTTGAAAAGCGCGGATTTCTTTGATGCAGCCAAATATCCGACACTACAGTTTACCAGTACATCGCTTAAAAAAGTACGCAACAATTATTATACACTAAAAGGTAACCTTACGATGCACGGCATTACCAAACCTGTAACACTAACGCTGGTATACCGCGGCTCCACCGTGAACGCCATGAATAAAAAAACAACCTATGGCTATCAGGTAATGGGAACTTTGAAAAGATCCGACTTCAAGGTTGGTTCTAATTTCCCCGAAGCAGTCATCAGTGATCTGGTAAGAATTAAAGGTGACTTCGAGTTGACTTCAGAATAAAAAATGATGATTAAAGATTCTTTAGAGGAAATCCAAATTCGGGTTTCCTTTTTTATTTAAAAGCGTGGAAGCGCTTAATGACAGTCGGTGAGAAAGTATATCGGCTCGTTTTGGTGGTGGCAGCCTTCACATCAAGCTCATACCAAGGTGAAATACCTGTGTTAAAAGGATTCTGAAGGATATGGATGTCTTGTGCAGGCATAAAACTTTCGGCAAGTAAGTACAGTCTTTTCCCTGCAGTATTCTCAGCCACGCCGACAATCATCACCAGATGGCCGGGGCTTCCGGGTTTTATAATAAAGTCACCGGGTTGGATGTCGGTATTTCTTTCAACTTCAAATGATTCGCGATCCAGGGAAATCGTCCCCGCATACTGAAAAATAATACTCAGGTAATCGCGGAACGCCAAATAATCATCCCGCAGGTCCTCCGTTTCAATAAACTGTACCTTTTTATTTCTTTCCACAGTCCTCAAACCCTTGCGGTAATCTGCCCAGGAATAGAATTGCCTGCTAGTGAACTGAAAACCAATCTCTTCAAAACGTTGCCGCGACCAAAGATACTCCGCATACAGGCGCATCCACGCATCGGCGCACTGCTGCAAATCGCGGTTTCCTACATCAATTTTTAAGACAGCAGCATGATTGGCCTGATTTTCTATGGGGACAGCGCGGAAATCGCGTACCGGAAAACCCGGTGGCAATAAGGGGAAATTCACAAGATACTCGCCAAAGCTTCCAGGCTGTGTTTTCACCCACTGGTAGCCGCCAGGCGGGCTGAAACGGGTGTTGATCTTATTTTTGGTTTGGTCAAACTTCAGTTCCTGTGTTATTTCAGTCACTTGCGAAGCCATTGGCTGAAAAACAAATGATAAAAACAGAAAAAAAAGCCGCGTGGTTGCCACTAAAGGTTATTTTACCAAATTTAACCATTATTTTGAAATATCCACTGATGTAAGAGTTATAAAAAAACATCATTATATTTGCTTCTATCGAAATGAAAAATCTGCTTTGGGGATTAATGCTGTTCACTAATTTCGCTGCTGTTTCTGCACAGCAGGACAGCATTTATATACATGTTGCACTGCACGAGAGCAGTAACCTTATCACCGTAAACCAAGAAATTGCCTATACCAACCGTACGGCGACACCGCTACATAATATTAAACTGCTTAACTGGGTGGCCGCCTACAAACCGCAAACTACCGAACTGGCGCACCGCAAACTAGAAGACCGGAAGAATGACCTTTATTTTGCTAAAAACAGTGCGCTTGGTAAATTACAACAACTGGATGCCACTATCGGGAATAACAAAGTACCAGTTCAGCACCTAAATGATGAGAACATTTATTTTCCGCTTACCGAACCGCTGGATCCCGGTGAAAAGATAACAGTAAAACTGCAATACCAACTGCTGCTGCCTTCAACGGATTTCACCGGTTATGGCTTCGCGCCCGGCACTTGGGCCTTAAAATACTTCTTCCTAGCGCCTGACAGTTTCGAGACGCATGAACAGACGCCGAGATTCTATACCGACACTGAGGAGAACCAAAGTCCCGGAAATTACTGGAAAATCATCCTGGATGTACCGGCAAATCATTTCTCGCAGAGCAATTTGCCCGCAAAAGCGTCCAACTATTTTGAAGGAACCCTTAGCGGAGATCCGGAAATACTAATCTCAGCAAATAAAAATCCCGTCATCATCGCACAAGTCGGTAACCAGCAGGTCTCTGTAGCGTTCGGCTATGCACTTACCGAGTCGGAAAAGGAACATCTGGAGTTTTATCTACCGCTTCATCTAAAATATATTCAGGAAAAAACGGGTTTCCTACCACAGAAAATTTTCATCTCGTCAAAATTCCGGAAGAATGAAAGTTTCATTGGGATAGATGACATTGATTTCTGGAAGTTCCATTATCAGCTTTTCAGTGAGAAAGAACAGGTTGACCTTACTTACTTCAGCATCATTTCAAAGAACGTCATCGAACAGGCGGCGATCACTGAAAAAAACACGAATCACTGGATCATTAACGGACTGAAGACCCATCTCGAAATTCAATACATCGACGAAAATTACCCTGACCGTAAATTGCTTGGCGACCTTCCCGAAAACGTGAAGATTTTCGGCATGAAACCACTGAAATTCTTCTACGCCTCAAAACTGCGTTTGGCAGAGCGCTACGGATTGGCGTACCAATATATGATCACGCAAAACCTTGATCAGGCGATTAATGAACCTTTCCAAAACCTAAGTAACTTCAACGCGACTGCTATCAGTCATTTCGAAACCGGCACTTTGTTTTCTTTCCTTGCCGAGAAAATGGGGCAGGAAAAATTCGATGCGTTTTTAAAGAACTTCTTAGCACAGAAAAAAGAACAACAGATTACGCAAGAGGATTTTCTGGATCAGTTGACGGTCGCTTCGGGCTATTCGGCAGAATTCCTAGAGACGTTCATCAACCACAAGAACCGTGTGAATTTTAAACTTAAAAGATACTATAAAAAGTCAGACGCGCTTGAACTTAAAATTTCAAAGAATACGGCGCTAAGCATCCCATTTGTTATTGAGACTGAAAATGCCGAGGGTAAAACCGAAACCTTCTGGTTTGATACTGACCACAATAAAGGCAACAAACTCTACAAAATTCCGCTGACTGAAGCTGAAAAAATCGTCATAAACGATGATTACACCTTCCCAGAGTCGAACTTCAGAGATAATTACCTGTACACCAAAGGACTATTCGCGAATACGAAACGGATAAAACTGAGACTTTTCAATGATATTCCCAACCCCGAATACAATGAAATATATCTGAATCCTAGGATCAACTTCAATGCGTATGATAAAGTATTGGTGGGGGTGAATCTTCGAAACACCTCTTTCTTCAACAGAAAGTTTGTGTATTCGTTAACACCTTATTTTAGTTCCGGAACGGGCAAACTCACCGGATCAGGCGGCATTGCCTACTCTTTTCAGCCCGCAGAAAGTTTTTACCGTTCGCTTGATATAGGATTTTCGGCCTCACATTTCCATTACGACTATGATTTGACCTATCAAAAGTTTTCAACTTTTGCCAACATCAATTTCTCTAAAGATCCGCGGAGCGCTATCGGGCGCAGTTTAGCTTTTTCCTATAATTATTTCGAGAAAGACCTCAACCCGTTACTTGACCCGGAGAAAGAATATGGCAAATATAACCTGTGGAGCTTGGGATACAGCTACGCTGACCGCCGGGCCATCCATGAAAAGTACTTTGGGACTAACCTACAGTGGATGGAGGATTTCCAGAAAATCATGGCGGAGGCATCTTACCGTTGGGAATTCGCAAAAGACAAGAAGATTTTCTTCCGGTTTTTTGGGGGGTATTTCCTTACCAATAAGACCAAGAACAACCTGTTCGATTATGGTATTTCCCGTGTCAGCAATTATTCATTCTCCTACGGACTTTTAGGGCAAAGCGCCACTTCCGGCCTGTTATCGCAACAGCTCATCCTCGCAGAAGGCGGTTTTAAATCTAATGTTGGCAACACAGCCAACCAATGGATCACATCGGTCAATGTAGATTCGCACGTCTGGAGATGGTTCAACATCTATGCGGATGCTGGTATGTATAAAAGCAAGCACCGCAAAGCGGAATTCATTTGGGATTCGGGTATCAAGGTAAAGGTGATCCCGGATTTCTTGGAAGTGTACTTCCCCATCCAAAGTTCATTAGGTTTTGAGCCTTCCTATAAAGACTATGCACAGCGTATACGCTTCACCTTGATGCTGAATTTTTCGGCTATAACCGATTATTTCAGACGAGGCTGGTTCTAAGGAGACTTTACAGGGGAATTTTTGTAAATCACTTTAAATGAAAGCACAGAAAAAAAGCCGCCTAGCAGAAAACCCATTGCCGCACCCATCAGAATATCCATAGGGAAGTGAACGCCCAGATAAATTCGGCTATACGATACCATACCTGCCCAGAAATAAAGGAGATACGGCAGATACCTGTGTTTATGACGTAAAAGCATACTCATTAAAGTGCTGATAAAAAAAGTATTGGAAGCGTGACTGGAATAGAAACCATATTTCCCGCCGCATTTTACTTCGCGCATCAATGCATCTAAAGTAGGATCGTGGCACGGCCGTAATCTGCCGATTCCGCTTTTAAAAATACCGGCAAGCTGATCCGAAATGGTTACCCCTAACGCTATGAAGATCAGGATAAAAACCACATGACGCACGGCATAGCTTTTCACCAATAGATAAAGGAAAATTACGTAAAGCGGCACCCAGATCCAGGTGGCGGAAACCATGATCCAAAACTGATCAAACGTGTTGCTGCCTAGATTATTAAAGAACAGAAAAACCTCTTTATCCCACTGTATAACTTCGTGCATATCAACGGCTTACTGGTCCTGTATAATCGTCATTATCTGCCAAGTTCACTTTAGGAGGTTCATTGTCCAAAGCGGTTTTCTGAGCAGATTCGGCTAACGGATTATAATCCTGCGCAGCCTGTTTCACCTTATCGATCTCACGCTTTATCTCGGAGACTGGGTTGTCAGTTTCTTTAAGGATTTCAGTCTTCACATCTTCCATGGCACCGCGCATTTTGCGTACACCCTGTCCCAGGTCACGGGCAATCTGCGGAAGTTTATCGGGCCCAAAGAGGACCACAATCGCCACCGCTATTAACAACATTTCGCCTATACTTAATTCCATCCCGTAAAATTACAAAAGTTTATCAAACTGATTAAGTGAAGTTTTAATGCGTACGCTTGTTTCGGAAAACGTAATACACAATGACCGCACTGGCCGACATCAGAACAAACCCAAGGAAAAACGGTGCCCCCGGAAATATAAACGGTGCCGAATCGTGCGTAAAGTAATAAAAAGTGTTCGTCATTAAAGGCGGACCAATAATGGCGGTAAGGCTTACCAAACTCGCCAGCGCGCCCTGTAGTTCGCCCTGCTCATTCCGTGGGACTTCCACCGAAATTACCGACTGTAAAGCTGGGCCGGCGATCCCGCCAAGACCATATGGGATAAGAAACGCAAACATCATCCAGCTTTGTGTGGCAAATGCAAACAATAGCATCCCGAGAGCATATAAAGTAAGTCCGTAGAAAATACTTTTTTCGTTCCCAATTTTGGGTTGTATGTATCGGATTAGATATCCCTGAACCAAGGCAGCCATAAACCCTGAGATCCCAAGGGAGATGCCTACCAAGGTTTCTGTCCAGTTAAATTTGTACATTGTATAGAAAGTCCAGTTGGTTTGCACCGCATGTCCTGCGATATATACGAAAATAAGCGCAGCGATAAGACCTAAAATCTGTGGATATTTTCGCAGTTGTAACAGCGAGCCGACTGGGTTTGCACGTCTCCAGTTGAATGGTCGCCGGTTTTCCTTCTCTAAACTTTCGGGGAGTATAAACCAACCGTAAAGGAAATTCACAAGACATAGTACAGAAGCCGCATAAAAAGGGATACGGGCACCGTACTGCCCCAGCACACCGCCAATCACCGGCCCAATGATAAAGCCCAGACCAAAAGCGGCGCCTATCATCCCAAAATTCTTCGCACGGTCTTCATCAGTGGAAATATCGGCAATGTAGGCACTTGCCGTAGTAATGCTGGCACCGGTGACGCCGGAGAACAGCCTGCCGACAAATAACCAAAAGATTGTCGGAGCCAATGCCTGTATCATGAAATTAATTGAAAAGCCGAGCAATGAAAATAAAATAACCGGTCGGCGCCCATATTTGTCACTCAATCCACCTAAAACCGAGGCAAAGATGAACTGCATGCCGGCGTACGCAAAACTCAGCCAGCCACCATATTGTGAGGCTACACTAAGATCGGGGTTGTTTATTAGCTCCTGGATCAGCTTTGGGACGACAGGTATGACAATGCCCCACCCCGTAATATCAATTAGCAGGGTGATGAATATGAAGCCAATGGCAGCTGATTTCTGTTTCTTTTTCATTCCAATATGCAAAGATAGTTTTTGTAACAATACCCCATCTTTATGAAAACAAAAAATCCTTCTTGCGAAGGACTTTTTGAGGAGTGTATCTTTTTATTTTCTTTTATCTTCTGTCACCTTATCTGCTGCCAGTTTATTCGATGTACCTGCAGGATTTTTCTTCTTCAGCAAGTCATACGAAACCGCAGATGCAATGAACCAGGTAGAATAGGTACCGAAGCCTACCCCAATCAGGAGCGCAAACATAAAGCCCCGAAGATTTTCCCCACCGAAAATAAAGATGGCCAAAATTACAAGGAAGGTCATGAAAGCTGTGTTAAAGGTTCTTCCCAAGGTACTGGAGATGGAATCATTAAACAATCCTTCAAGAGTAAGTGATTTTTTCTCGGCTAAATATTCACGGATGCGGTCGAAAATAATTACAGTATCATTAATTGAATAACCAAGAACCGTAAGAATCGCCGCAATAAAATCCTGATTGATCTCCATATTAAACGGCATCACGTTTTTCAGGAGTGAATAAACCCCAAGAATTACGATAGCATCGTGCACCAGTGAAGCGATTGCCCCGGTAGAGAACTGCCATTTCTTGAAACGTACAAGGATGTAAAGGAAGATCCCCGCCAACGCGATCAGCATGGCGATTGCACCACCACTCTTAATATCATCAGCCACGGTTGGTCCTACTTTTACAGAACTTACAATACCATAATTGCTGGCACCAGAATCTTTAAACCCGCTAATCTGCGCGTCCTCCGGAAGATATGGCTGT
This DNA window, taken from Chryseobacterium sp. 6424, encodes the following:
- a CDS encoding DUF4846 domain-containing protein; this translates as MATTRLFFLFLSFVFQPMASQVTEITQELKFDQTKNKINTRFSPPGGYQWVKTQPGSFGEYLVNFPLLPPGFPVRDFRAVPIENQANHAAVLKIDVGNRDLQQCADAWMRLYAEYLWSRQRFEEIGFQFTSRQFYSWADYRKGLRTVERNKKVQFIETEDLRDDYLAFRDYLSIIFQYAGTISLDRESFEVERNTDIQPGDFIIKPGSPGHLVMIVGVAENTAGKRLYLLAESFMPAQDIHILQNPFNTGISPWYELDVKAATTKTSRYTFSPTVIKRFHAFK
- a CDS encoding aminopeptidase is translated as MKNLLWGLMLFTNFAAVSAQQDSIYIHVALHESSNLITVNQEIAYTNRTATPLHNIKLLNWVAAYKPQTTELAHRKLEDRKNDLYFAKNSALGKLQQLDATIGNNKVPVQHLNDENIYFPLTEPLDPGEKITVKLQYQLLLPSTDFTGYGFAPGTWALKYFFLAPDSFETHEQTPRFYTDTEENQSPGNYWKIILDVPANHFSQSNLPAKASNYFEGTLSGDPEILISANKNPVIIAQVGNQQVSVAFGYALTESEKEHLEFYLPLHLKYIQEKTGFLPQKIFISSKFRKNESFIGIDDIDFWKFHYQLFSEKEQVDLTYFSIISKNVIEQAAITEKNTNHWIINGLKTHLEIQYIDENYPDRKLLGDLPENVKIFGMKPLKFFYASKLRLAERYGLAYQYMITQNLDQAINEPFQNLSNFNATAISHFETGTLFSFLAEKMGQEKFDAFLKNFLAQKKEQQITQEDFLDQLTVASGYSAEFLETFINHKNRVNFKLKRYYKKSDALELKISKNTALSIPFVIETENAEGKTETFWFDTDHNKGNKLYKIPLTEAEKIVINDDYTFPESNFRDNYLYTKGLFANTKRIKLRLFNDIPNPEYNEIYLNPRINFNAYDKVLVGVNLRNTSFFNRKFVYSLTPYFSSGTGKLTGSGGIAYSFQPAESFYRSLDIGFSASHFHYDYDLTYQKFSTFANINFSKDPRSAIGRSLAFSYNYFEKDLNPLLDPEKEYGKYNLWSLGYSYADRRAIHEKYFGTNLQWMEDFQKIMAEASYRWEFAKDKKIFFRFFGGYFLTNKTKNNLFDYGISRVSNYSFSYGLLGQSATSGLLSQQLILAEGGFKSNVGNTANQWITSVNVDSHVWRWFNIYADAGMYKSKHRKAEFIWDSGIKVKVIPDFLEVYFPIQSSLGFEPSYKDYAQRIRFTLMLNFSAITDYFRRGWF
- a CDS encoding YceI family protein; this encodes MKKLLSVLTMLLLSVSTFAQLTLKSDPAHSRIQFTVMHLGINDITGNLEKANLTINANEKNFVNSTVNFSADINSINTHIEARDNHLKSADFFDAAKYPTLQFTSTSLKKVRNNYYTLKGNLTMHGITKPVTLTLVYRGSTVNAMNKKTTYGYQVMGTLKRSDFKVGSNFPEAVISDLVRIKGDFELTSE
- a CDS encoding phosphatase PAP2 family protein, with protein sequence MHEVIQWDKEVFLFFNNLGSNTFDQFWIMVSATWIWVPLYVIFLYLLVKSYAVRHVVFILIFIALGVTISDQLAGIFKSGIGRLRPCHDPTLDALMREVKCGGKYGFYSSHASNTFFISTLMSMLLRHKHRYLPYLLYFWAGMVSYSRIYLGVHFPMDILMGAAMGFLLGGFFSVLSFKVIYKNSPVKSP
- a CDS encoding twin-arginine translocase TatA/TatE family subunit produces the protein MELSIGEMLLIAVAIVVLFGPDKLPQIARDLGQGVRKMRGAMEDVKTEILKETDNPVSEIKREIDKVKQAAQDYNPLAESAQKTALDNEPPKVNLADNDDYTGPVSR